A part of Melittangium boletus DSM 14713 genomic DNA contains:
- a CDS encoding metallophosphoesterase family protein, with amino-acid sequence MKHIKSIETRHHEERDAFFDGLRKLDRRGFMKLAGLSAGIAAAKGLLTPQSFQLISVADAAPSNKPRFSFAYISDSHLYKKDLNDRFVRSILRAVDDVNRLDPQPDFVLFGGDLAQLGQKDELNLGKEILKSVKAPVKMMVGEHDWFLDMGEHWRELFGEPQYSFDHKGVHFITLMSVNEKDFWTERGMTPMERMQTVAGLDNGVQSRFEVGAAGREWLKQDLAKVDKKTPLIVFSHSPLYKYYRPWNFWTDDADDIQALLKPFDHVTVIHGHTHQMLSNQIGNIQFHGLLSTAWPWPYAPEGLPALTVQMNRADPFSNFDGCGNGRFDVLAAGLADSLYNLWDRDPVTVRSSYLASNGKKDRPAATKLPSY; translated from the coding sequence ATGAAGCACATCAAGAGCATCGAGACCCGGCATCACGAGGAACGCGACGCCTTCTTCGACGGACTGCGCAAGCTCGACCGGCGCGGATTCATGAAGCTCGCCGGGCTGTCCGCGGGCATCGCCGCCGCCAAGGGCCTCCTCACGCCCCAGAGCTTCCAGCTCATCAGCGTCGCCGACGCGGCCCCCTCCAACAAACCCCGGTTCAGCTTCGCGTACATCTCCGACTCGCACCTGTACAAAAAGGATCTCAACGACCGCTTCGTGCGCTCCATCCTGCGCGCGGTGGATGACGTCAACCGCCTGGATCCCCAGCCGGACTTCGTCCTCTTCGGCGGAGACCTGGCGCAGCTCGGACAGAAGGACGAGCTCAACCTCGGCAAGGAAATCCTCAAGTCGGTGAAGGCCCCCGTGAAGATGATGGTGGGCGAACACGACTGGTTCCTCGACATGGGCGAGCACTGGCGCGAGCTCTTCGGCGAGCCCCAGTACTCCTTCGATCACAAGGGCGTGCACTTCATCACGCTCATGAGCGTGAACGAGAAGGACTTCTGGACCGAGCGCGGCATGACGCCCATGGAGCGCATGCAGACGGTGGCGGGACTCGACAACGGGGTGCAGTCGCGCTTCGAGGTGGGGGCCGCGGGCCGCGAATGGCTCAAGCAGGACCTGGCCAAGGTGGACAAGAAGACGCCGCTCATCGTCTTCAGCCACTCGCCGCTCTACAAGTACTACCGGCCGTGGAACTTCTGGACGGACGACGCGGACGACATCCAGGCGTTGCTCAAGCCCTTCGACCACGTGACGGTCATCCACGGCCACACGCACCAGATGCTCAGCAACCAGATTGGCAATATCCAGTTCCACGGGTTGCTGTCCACCGCGTGGCCCTGGCCCTACGCACCCGAGGGCCTGCCCGCCCTGACGGTGCAGATGAACCGCGCGGACCCATTCAGCAACTTCGACGGCTGCGGCAATGGCCGCTTCGACGTGCTCGCGGCCGGACTGGCGGACTCGCTCTACAACCTCTGGGATCGAGACCCCGTCACCGTCCGCTCCAGCTACCTCGCCTCCAACGGCAAGAAGGATCGCCCGGCGGCCACCAAGCTGCCGTCCTACTAG
- a CDS encoding VWA domain-containing protein, with protein sequence MKTSLLTWCGLAAALSLFPACGAMDGRGSSETPPYGGDASGAPRDPSSPDAPDQGQPSSGLLTAGDWDDNLNFDFFQRYLTKASAALNLSALPSADRVIITVRDEEGRPVSNALVRVDGSGGGTRFQGPTASDGRVLFLPAHDGAQAGESFSVTVSPPPGGTGTPFTTAVEGKAWDVTLPGVQGEAPRELDVAFVVDTTGSMGDELAYLKAEIQDIADSLGTHFPQVSVRYGLVLYRDEGDDYVARSFDFTSSLPTLRSRLEAQGADGGGDYPEAMERGLEEGVKLSWRTSNTARVLFLMADAPTHEPKHDAFLRAAQGARQAGIKVYPIAASGVADSAEFQMRQAAQLTRGRYLFLTNDSGVGNDHAEPHIPCYQVQLLKHLLVRTIGSELEGRRLPVSGSELVRSVGNPSQDGACTLQDGTVTYY encoded by the coding sequence ATGAAAACTTCACTGCTCACCTGGTGTGGATTGGCCGCGGCCCTGTCCCTGTTTCCGGCCTGTGGCGCGATGGATGGAAGGGGCTCCTCCGAGACGCCGCCCTATGGCGGCGACGCCTCGGGAGCGCCTAGGGATCCCTCGTCACCGGACGCACCCGACCAGGGCCAGCCTTCCTCGGGGCTGCTCACCGCGGGGGACTGGGACGACAACCTCAACTTCGACTTCTTCCAGAGGTACCTCACCAAGGCCTCCGCGGCCTTGAACCTGAGCGCGCTGCCCAGCGCGGATCGGGTGATCATCACCGTGCGCGACGAGGAGGGGCGGCCGGTGTCCAACGCCCTCGTCCGCGTGGACGGCAGTGGCGGCGGCACGCGGTTCCAGGGTCCCACCGCCTCGGACGGGCGGGTGCTCTTCCTGCCCGCCCATGATGGAGCCCAGGCGGGAGAGTCCTTCTCGGTGACGGTATCGCCGCCCCCGGGAGGGACGGGCACGCCGTTCACCACGGCGGTGGAGGGCAAGGCGTGGGACGTGACGCTGCCGGGCGTCCAGGGCGAGGCGCCCCGGGAGTTGGACGTGGCCTTCGTGGTGGACACCACGGGCAGCATGGGCGACGAGCTCGCCTACCTGAAGGCGGAGATCCAGGACATCGCCGACTCGCTGGGCACGCACTTCCCCCAGGTGTCGGTGCGCTACGGGCTGGTGCTGTACCGGGACGAGGGCGATGACTACGTGGCGCGCTCCTTCGACTTCACCTCCAGCCTGCCGACGCTGCGCTCGCGGCTGGAAGCGCAGGGCGCGGATGGGGGAGGGGACTACCCCGAGGCGATGGAGCGCGGTCTGGAGGAAGGGGTGAAGCTGTCCTGGCGCACGAGCAACACCGCCCGGGTGCTCTTCCTGATGGCGGACGCGCCGACGCATGAGCCGAAGCACGACGCCTTCCTGCGCGCGGCCCAGGGGGCCCGGCAGGCCGGCATCAAGGTCTACCCGATCGCGGCGAGCGGGGTGGCGGACTCGGCGGAGTTCCAGATGCGGCAGGCGGCCCAGCTCACCCGGGGCCGCTACCTCTTCCTCACGAATGACTCGGGCGTCGGAAACGATCATGCCGAGCCGCACATCCCCTGCTACCAGGTGCAGCTGCTCAAGCACCTGCTCGTGCGCACCATCGGCTCGGAGCTGGAGGGCCGGCGGCTGCCCGTCTCCGGCTCCGAGCTGGTGCGCTCGGTGGGCAACCCCTCGCAGGACGGCGCCTGCACCCTCCAGGATGGAACGGTGACGTACTACTAG
- a CDS encoding c-type cytochrome, which produces MNARKTSGIAALGALGLLSFGAASAQDKASPLPKHEVPRSAEGNVVIGLCDGETTLEVKGVKDPARIDRKQAREISDQLMAEWHRKNPQANWDPAPMKVALAQNPPTPPPAAKPAVEPRGDSASSDAAAVGQKKGDKIQSGHTYGAYGARDEALWKASAEQMVTEGHRVFHDAKSLGSTVSVSCDMCHPDAANTHPETYPKYQVQMGRTALLRDMINWCIENPVRGKPMAEDDPRMKAMEAYILAQRKGVKLEYGKH; this is translated from the coding sequence ATGAACGCTCGAAAGACATCTGGAATCGCGGCGCTCGGCGCCCTGGGTCTCCTGTCGTTTGGGGCCGCGTCCGCGCAGGACAAGGCATCGCCACTCCCCAAGCACGAGGTGCCTCGCTCGGCGGAGGGCAACGTGGTGATTGGCCTGTGCGACGGCGAGACGACGCTCGAGGTGAAGGGCGTGAAGGATCCGGCGAGGATCGATCGGAAGCAGGCGCGGGAGATCTCGGATCAGCTCATGGCCGAGTGGCACCGCAAGAATCCCCAGGCGAACTGGGATCCGGCGCCGATGAAGGTGGCGCTGGCACAGAATCCCCCCACCCCGCCCCCGGCGGCGAAGCCCGCCGTCGAACCCAGGGGAGACAGTGCGTCCTCGGACGCGGCGGCGGTGGGCCAGAAGAAGGGAGACAAGATCCAATCGGGACACACCTACGGGGCGTACGGTGCCCGGGACGAGGCGCTGTGGAAGGCCTCGGCCGAGCAGATGGTGACCGAGGGCCACCGGGTGTTCCATGACGCGAAGTCGCTGGGGAGCACGGTCTCGGTGTCGTGCGACATGTGCCACCCGGACGCGGCGAACACCCATCCGGAGACCTATCCGAAGTACCAGGTGCAGATGGGCCGCACGGCGCTGCTGCGCGACATGATCAACTGGTGCATCGAGAACCCGGTGCGCGGCAAGCCCATGGCCGAGGATGATCCGAGGATGAAGGCCATGGAGGCCTACATCCTGGCGCAGCGCAAGGGCGTGAAGCTGGAGTACGGCAAGCACTGA
- a CDS encoding cytochrome P450 family protein, whose translation MNSSPASFQELWAPTTRANPLPLYARMRQEAPVVRVVDPYFKLPVWVVSRYKDAVELLRDSRFTKDQSKLPEDSLPRQMRNDTMAALNRHMLMADPPDHTRLRTLVSKAFTPRRVEALRPRVTAITERLLDGVKKQGSVDLLSAFAFPLPVTVIAEMLGVPAEDQARFHEWTTLIVNPPLDGDLGPLRAAGMQFLLYFRDLMEKRRSDPRDDLLTALVSAEEQGDRLTTEELVGMLFLLLVAGHETTVNLIGNGVWALLRHPEQLERLRKNPALIESAVEEMLRYRGPVETTTQRWAPQDLEFHGQVIPQGETIIASLLAADHDPEQFPEPERFDITREPNRHIAFGFGIHFCLGAPLARLEASIAIPLLLERLPQLRLAVDEDALQWREGILVHGMKQLPVAF comes from the coding sequence ATGAACTCCTCCCCTGCCTCGTTCCAAGAGTTGTGGGCCCCCACCACCCGCGCCAACCCCCTGCCCCTCTACGCGCGCATGCGCCAGGAAGCTCCGGTGGTGCGCGTGGTGGATCCGTACTTCAAGCTCCCGGTGTGGGTGGTCAGCCGCTACAAGGACGCGGTGGAGCTGCTGCGCGACTCACGCTTCACCAAGGATCAGTCCAAGCTGCCCGAGGACTCCCTGCCGCGCCAGATGCGCAACGACACCATGGCGGCGCTCAACCGGCACATGCTCATGGCGGATCCGCCGGACCACACGCGCCTGCGCACCCTGGTGTCCAAGGCCTTCACCCCGCGCCGCGTGGAGGCCTTGCGCCCGCGCGTCACCGCCATCACCGAGCGGTTGCTGGACGGTGTGAAGAAGCAGGGCTCGGTGGATCTGCTGAGCGCCTTCGCCTTTCCCCTGCCGGTGACGGTCATCGCCGAGATGCTCGGCGTGCCCGCGGAGGATCAGGCCCGCTTCCACGAGTGGACGACCCTCATCGTCAACCCGCCCCTGGATGGCGACCTGGGGCCGCTGCGGGCCGCGGGCATGCAGTTCCTGCTCTACTTCCGCGACTTGATGGAGAAGCGCCGCAGCGATCCGCGAGATGACCTGCTCACCGCGCTCGTGTCCGCGGAGGAGCAGGGAGACCGGCTCACCACCGAGGAGCTCGTCGGCATGTTGTTCCTGCTGCTGGTGGCGGGCCACGAGACGACGGTGAACCTCATCGGCAACGGCGTCTGGGCGCTGCTGCGCCACCCCGAGCAACTGGAGCGGCTGCGGAAGAACCCCGCCCTCATCGAATCGGCGGTGGAGGAGATGCTGCGCTACCGCGGCCCCGTGGAGACCACCACCCAGCGCTGGGCGCCTCAGGATCTCGAGTTCCACGGCCAGGTGATTCCCCAGGGCGAGACCATCATCGCCTCGCTCCTGGCGGCTGATCACGATCCCGAGCAGTTCCCGGAACCAGAGCGCTTCGACATCACCCGCGAGCCCAACCGGCACATCGCCTTCGGCTTCGGCATCCACTTCTGCCTGGGCGCCCCCCTGGCGCGGCTGGAGGCCAGCATCGCCATCCCCCTGCTGCTCGAGCGCCTGCCTCAACTGCGGCTCGCCGTGGACGAGGACGCGCTGCAATGGCGCGAGGGCATCCTCGTGCACGGCATGAAGCAGCTGCCGGTGGCGTTCTAG
- a CDS encoding cytochrome-c peroxidase: MKAFTCLAVLAWGGTALAEPPPPPSLPMGVSAALYDLSVPAESRPTPARIALGNKLFNDKRLSADDSVSCATCHDPKRAFTDGKARSVGIKNQMGKRNSPTVLNALFNATQFWDGRAGSLEEQAVLPITNPIEMGMPDLDAVVAKVKGIPEYVNDFREVFGREVTGEDLASALAAFERTQFSGNARFDRFLAGDAKALNASEKRGWALFNGKARCNSCHAGNAVSPLFSDQKFHNIGIAAHSHDFPTLANEALRVVRTGDAKQIDELALQTDLSEMGRFLVTKNENDIGSFKTPTLRNVAITGPYMHDGSLTTLWDVMDHYNKGGIPNPYLDGGMQRLGLTEPEIDDVVAFLFALTSDDFASLEKKELAAQRARKNKRPERDTAAALGKKGNLGDIGLSPDLTIENPASRGFYGPVGSSGGK; encoded by the coding sequence ATGAAAGCGTTCACGTGTCTGGCGGTACTCGCCTGGGGCGGAACGGCCCTGGCCGAGCCGCCTCCACCCCCCTCGTTGCCCATGGGCGTCTCCGCCGCGCTGTACGACCTCTCCGTCCCCGCGGAGAGCCGTCCCACCCCGGCGCGAATCGCCCTGGGCAACAAGCTCTTCAACGACAAGAGGCTGTCCGCGGACGACTCGGTGAGCTGCGCGACGTGCCACGATCCCAAGCGCGCCTTCACGGATGGCAAGGCCCGCTCGGTGGGCATCAAGAACCAGATGGGCAAGCGCAACAGCCCCACGGTGCTCAACGCGCTCTTCAACGCCACCCAGTTCTGGGACGGCCGCGCGGGCTCGCTGGAGGAGCAGGCGGTGCTCCCCATCACCAATCCCATCGAGATGGGCATGCCGGACCTGGACGCCGTGGTGGCCAAGGTGAAGGGCATCCCCGAGTACGTGAATGACTTCCGCGAGGTGTTCGGCCGCGAGGTGACGGGCGAGGATCTGGCCTCGGCGCTCGCCGCGTTCGAGCGCACGCAGTTCTCCGGCAACGCGCGCTTCGATCGCTTCCTGGCTGGCGACGCCAAGGCGCTCAATGCCTCGGAGAAGCGCGGCTGGGCGCTCTTCAACGGCAAGGCGCGCTGCAACAGCTGCCACGCGGGCAACGCCGTGTCGCCCCTGTTCTCGGATCAGAAATTCCACAACATCGGCATCGCCGCGCACTCGCACGACTTCCCCACGCTCGCCAACGAGGCCCTGCGCGTGGTGCGCACCGGTGACGCCAAGCAGATCGACGAGCTGGCGCTCCAGACGGACCTGTCGGAGATGGGCCGCTTCCTCGTCACCAAGAACGAGAACGACATCGGGAGCTTCAAGACCCCCACCCTGCGCAACGTGGCCATCACCGGGCCCTACATGCACGACGGCTCGCTCACCACGCTGTGGGACGTGATGGACCACTACAACAAGGGAGGCATCCCCAACCCCTACCTGGACGGAGGCATGCAGCGGCTGGGCCTCACCGAGCCGGAGATCGACGACGTGGTGGCGTTCCTGTTCGCGCTGACGTCGGATGACTTCGCGAGCCTGGAGAAGAAGGAACTGGCCGCCCAGCGCGCGCGCAAGAACAAGCGCCCCGAGCGAGACACCGCCGCGGCGCTCGGCAAGAAGGGCAACCTCGGCGACATCGGCCTCAGTCCGGACCTCACCATCGAGAACCCCGCCTCGCGCGGCTTCTACGGGCCCGTGGGCTCCTCGGGAGGGAAATAA
- a CDS encoding PAS domain-containing sensor histidine kinase yields the protein MASTTHEAALSRLILDALIHPLFWKGMDLRYLGCNRAFARLAGMAPEDVVGLGDHEMPWRDLAEDYQRTDRQVLATGLPLAEFEERVRGVDGVDHWTQTSKVPLFDARGSVVGVLGTLVDVTAQREERLRRIELALAEGAAANRLLREQASEREAMERALAQSEMRLRTAVRGAHLILWSLDAQGIITFADGGGLASMGLKPEQIIGESIFELFAGEPKAVAQARLALSGVITTEVSTIASNIHYETRYTPVLDEQGRITGTIGLATDVTERVKAREQLEQELERTRAQLLQVERLATLGTLAAGVGHELRNISTVLNSLRTAFTEWAQTGVAPDAEMLAELGWACEHVATHGQHLMNLGRPGQTKVERVDLRELVSGSLSMLRTAGILRHVKVTFQSSAHPVWTQVSRTRVEQVLLNLLSNAADAVESVRGRPAEVRVHLSEDGDAGVARCRVEDTGVGMPEHVLASIFEPWFTTKPPGRGTGLGLPVVRNLLRELGGELTVESQPGEGSAFTFHLPLAPPPS from the coding sequence ATGGCGTCTACGACGCACGAGGCCGCGCTGTCGCGGCTCATTCTCGACGCGCTCATCCATCCCCTCTTCTGGAAGGGAATGGACCTGCGCTACCTCGGGTGCAACCGGGCCTTCGCGCGGCTCGCGGGCATGGCACCCGAGGACGTGGTGGGCCTGGGCGATCACGAGATGCCGTGGCGCGATCTGGCGGAGGACTACCAGCGCACGGATCGGCAGGTGCTCGCCACCGGCCTGCCCCTGGCCGAGTTCGAGGAGCGCGTGCGCGGCGTCGACGGCGTGGACCACTGGACGCAGACGAGCAAGGTCCCCCTGTTCGACGCGCGCGGCTCCGTCGTCGGTGTGCTCGGCACCCTGGTGGATGTCACCGCGCAGCGCGAGGAGCGGCTCCGGCGGATAGAGCTGGCGCTCGCCGAGGGCGCGGCCGCCAACCGGCTCCTGCGCGAACAGGCCAGCGAGCGCGAGGCCATGGAGCGCGCCCTGGCCCAGAGCGAGATGCGGCTGCGCACGGCGGTCCGGGGCGCGCACCTCATCCTCTGGTCCCTGGACGCCCAGGGCATCATCACCTTCGCGGATGGCGGCGGGCTGGCCAGCATGGGGCTCAAGCCGGAGCAGATCATCGGGGAGTCCATCTTCGAGCTCTTCGCGGGCGAGCCCAAGGCGGTCGCCCAGGCACGGCTCGCGCTGTCCGGGGTGATCACCACGGAGGTGTCCACCATCGCGTCCAACATCCACTACGAGACGCGCTACACCCCGGTGCTCGACGAGCAGGGGCGGATCACCGGCACCATCGGGCTCGCCACGGACGTGACGGAGCGGGTGAAGGCCCGCGAGCAACTGGAGCAGGAGCTGGAGCGCACGCGCGCGCAACTGCTGCAGGTGGAGCGGCTGGCGACGCTGGGCACGCTGGCGGCCGGCGTGGGACACGAGCTGCGCAACATCTCCACCGTGCTCAACAGCCTGCGCACCGCCTTCACCGAGTGGGCCCAGACAGGCGTGGCGCCGGACGCGGAGATGCTCGCGGAGCTGGGCTGGGCGTGTGAGCACGTGGCCACGCACGGCCAGCACCTGATGAACCTGGGCCGCCCCGGCCAGACGAAGGTGGAGCGGGTGGATCTGCGCGAGCTGGTGTCGGGCTCGCTCTCCATGCTGCGCACCGCCGGCATCCTCCGGCACGTGAAGGTGACGTTCCAGAGCTCCGCGCACCCCGTGTGGACCCAGGTGAGCCGCACGCGGGTGGAGCAGGTCCTGCTCAACCTGCTGAGCAACGCCGCCGACGCGGTGGAGTCCGTGCGCGGCCGGCCCGCGGAGGTGCGCGTGCACCTCTCCGAGGACGGGGACGCGGGCGTCGCGCGCTGCCGGGTGGAGGACACCGGCGTGGGCATGCCCGAGCACGTGCTCGCCTCCATCTTCGAGCCGTGGTTCACCACCAAGCCCCCGGGCCGGGGCACCGGCCTGGGCCTGCCCGTGGTGCGCAACCTCCTGCGGGAGCTGGGCGGCGAGCTGACGGTGGAAAGCCAGCCTGGCGAGGGCAGCGCCTTCACCTTCCACCTGCCCCTGGCGCCGCCCCCCTCCTGA
- a CDS encoding acyl-CoA thioesterase: protein MADPETLERYRYFLPITTRWMDNDAYGHINNVTYYSYFDTVANHYLIHEGGLDIHTSPVIGLVVESRCTYRAPLAYPDPLRAGLRVDKLGNRSVTYGIAIFKEGESQAAAHGTFVHVFVDRQSRKATAMPERLRTALERLVMG from the coding sequence ATGGCCGACCCCGAGACCCTCGAGCGCTACCGCTACTTCCTGCCCATCACCACCCGGTGGATGGACAACGACGCCTACGGGCACATCAACAACGTCACCTACTACAGCTACTTCGACACGGTGGCCAACCACTACCTCATCCACGAGGGCGGCCTGGACATCCACACGAGCCCCGTCATCGGCCTGGTGGTGGAGTCCCGGTGCACCTACCGCGCGCCGCTCGCGTATCCGGATCCGCTCCGGGCCGGGCTGCGCGTGGACAAGCTGGGCAACCGCTCGGTGACGTACGGCATCGCCATCTTCAAGGAGGGCGAGTCCCAGGCCGCCGCCCACGGCACCTTCGTGCACGTCTTCGTGGACCGCCAGTCGCGCAAGGCCACCGCCATGCCCGAGCGCCTGCGCACGGCACTCGAACGGCTCGTGATGGGCTGA
- a CDS encoding zinc-dependent alcohol dehydrogenase family protein, translating to MKAYELRKTGDTTQEWVQVDKPEPKPGPGQALVRIRAVSLNYRDLLVMKGGYLEPAVRPIIPVSDGAGEVVAVGPGVTRVKPGDRVAPTFFENWTDGEPPQRSGLRSLGAGNVDGVLAESVVVDAEALVHLPEHLSFEEGATLPCAAVTSWNALFPQGSLKPGQTVLLQGTGGVSIFALQFAHLAGARVLITSSHDEKLERARKLGADELFNYKKTPNWEAPVLARTGGQGVDHVLEVGGAGTFPHSVRATRAGGHIALIGLLTGNRAEVDPKLSEPKKLRVQGVFVGSRAMFEDMNRFITQHRIHPVIDRTFPFAQAREALAHMEAGAHFGKIVITL from the coding sequence ATGAAGGCCTATGAGTTGCGGAAGACCGGCGACACGACACAGGAGTGGGTCCAGGTGGACAAGCCCGAGCCCAAGCCCGGCCCGGGCCAGGCCCTGGTGCGCATCCGCGCCGTGTCCCTCAACTACCGGGATCTGCTCGTGATGAAGGGCGGCTACCTGGAGCCCGCGGTGCGTCCCATCATCCCCGTGTCGGACGGGGCGGGCGAGGTCGTGGCGGTGGGGCCGGGCGTCACGCGCGTGAAGCCGGGAGACCGCGTGGCGCCCACCTTCTTCGAGAACTGGACCGACGGAGAGCCGCCGCAGCGCTCGGGGCTGCGCAGCCTGGGCGCGGGCAATGTCGACGGCGTGCTGGCGGAGTCCGTCGTCGTGGATGCCGAGGCGCTCGTGCACCTGCCCGAGCACCTGTCCTTCGAGGAGGGCGCCACGCTGCCGTGCGCCGCCGTCACCTCGTGGAACGCGCTCTTTCCCCAAGGGAGCTTGAAGCCGGGCCAGACGGTGCTGCTCCAGGGCACGGGAGGGGTGTCCATCTTCGCGTTGCAGTTCGCCCACCTGGCGGGCGCGCGGGTCCTCATCACGTCCAGTCACGACGAAAAGCTGGAGCGGGCGCGGAAGCTCGGCGCGGACGAGCTGTTCAACTACAAGAAGACGCCCAACTGGGAGGCGCCCGTCCTGGCGCGCACGGGCGGGCAGGGCGTGGATCACGTGCTCGAGGTGGGTGGCGCGGGCACGTTCCCCCATTCCGTCCGGGCCACGCGGGCGGGGGGACACATCGCCTTGATCGGCCTGCTCACGGGGAACCGGGCCGAGGTGGATCCCAAGCTCTCGGAGCCGAAGAAACTGCGCGTGCAGGGCGTCTTCGTGGGCAGCCGCGCCATGTTCGAGGACATGAACCGCTTCATCACCCAGCACCGGATCCACCCCGTCATCGACCGGACCTTCCCCTTCGCTCAGGCGCGCGAGGCCCTGGCCCACATGGAAGCGGGCGCCCACTTCGGGAAGATCGTCATCACGCTGTGA
- a CDS encoding hydroxyacid-oxoacid transhydrogenase, whose product MGCCHYESVAEGCDSAFTVDASRITFGRGCLSEVGARARALGMRRVALFSDERVARLPLFQKVHASLKASGLDVVLYTGVRVEPTDASFQDAARFASEARPDGYVSLGGGSVIDTCKAANLYATHPADFLAYVNAPVGEGRAVPGPLRPHIACPTTSGTGSEVTGITIFDLLSLHAKTGIASPLLRPSEALIDPDCTDTLPGEVTAASGLDVLSHALESYTARPYVRRPVGPGPRPMSQGANPWSDLGCREALRLMGVYLERAVKDAGDREAREQMMWASTLAGIAFGNAGVHAPHGMAYAVAGGVRDFRPSGYPQDEPLVPHGMAVIVNAPAVFRYTAESSPERHLEAAGWLGADVRGASASDAGEVLAGRLLHIMRAVGMPNGLGEIGYTEADLGALTKGTLPQQRLLQNAPREMTGPVLTELFRQALRYG is encoded by the coding sequence ATGGGTTGCTGTCACTACGAATCGGTGGCCGAGGGCTGTGACTCCGCCTTCACCGTGGATGCCTCGCGCATCACCTTCGGCCGGGGATGCCTCTCGGAGGTGGGCGCGCGGGCACGGGCGCTCGGCATGCGGCGCGTGGCCCTGTTCTCCGACGAGCGCGTCGCCCGGCTGCCCCTCTTCCAGAAGGTGCACGCGTCCTTGAAGGCCTCGGGCCTGGACGTGGTCCTCTATACGGGCGTGCGGGTGGAGCCCACGGATGCGTCCTTCCAGGACGCGGCGCGCTTCGCCTCCGAGGCCCGGCCGGATGGGTACGTGTCCCTGGGCGGCGGCTCGGTCATCGACACCTGCAAGGCGGCCAACCTCTACGCCACGCACCCGGCGGACTTCCTGGCCTACGTCAACGCTCCCGTGGGCGAGGGACGCGCGGTGCCCGGTCCCCTCCGGCCGCACATCGCCTGCCCCACCACCTCGGGCACGGGCAGCGAGGTGACGGGCATCACCATCTTCGATCTGCTGTCGCTGCACGCGAAGACGGGCATCGCCTCGCCGCTGCTGCGTCCCAGCGAGGCGCTCATCGATCCGGACTGCACCGACACCCTGCCCGGAGAAGTCACGGCCGCCAGTGGCCTGGACGTGCTGTCCCACGCCCTCGAGTCCTACACCGCGAGGCCCTACGTGCGCCGCCCGGTGGGCCCGGGGCCCCGGCCCATGAGCCAGGGCGCCAACCCCTGGAGCGACCTCGGGTGCCGCGAGGCCCTGCGGCTGATGGGGGTGTACCTGGAGCGCGCGGTGAAGGACGCCGGCGACCGGGAGGCGCGCGAGCAGATGATGTGGGCCTCCACGCTGGCGGGCATCGCCTTCGGCAACGCGGGCGTCCACGCGCCCCACGGCATGGCCTACGCGGTGGCCGGGGGCGTGCGGGACTTCCGGCCCTCGGGCTATCCCCAGGACGAGCCCCTGGTGCCCCACGGCATGGCCGTCATCGTCAACGCCCCCGCCGTGTTCCGCTACACCGCGGAGTCGAGCCCCGAGCGGCACCTGGAAGCCGCGGGCTGGCTGGGCGCGGACGTGCGCGGCGCCTCGGCCTCGGACGCGGGCGAGGTGCTGGCGGGGCGGCTGCTCCACATCATGCGCGCGGTGGGCATGCCCAACGGACTGGGCGAGATCGGCTATACGGAGGCGGATCTCGGCGCGCTCACGAAGGGCACCCTTCCCCAGCAACGCCTGCTCCAGAACGCCCCCCGGGAAATGACGGGCCCCGTGCTCACCGAGCTGTTCCGTCAGGCGCTGCGCTACGGGTGA